Proteins encoded together in one Apteryx mantelli isolate bAptMan1 chromosome 31, bAptMan1.hap1, whole genome shotgun sequence window:
- the LOC106484290 gene encoding protein S100-A7-like encodes MSATTLSQPRQFPGNCTLEMALKGIVDIFHRYSSREGELDLLSYKDFQSLLTEQAPTFLAACDRNRRGYLKELFKETDINKDRELSFEEFCIVLAKVTDDAHRIIHGSDRCAPETD; translated from the exons ATGTCCGCCACCACCCTTTCCCAGCCCCGGCAGTTCCCGGGAAACTGCACCCTGGAGATGGCCCTGAAAGGCATCGTGGACATCTTCCACCGCTACAGCAGCAGGGAGGGCGAGCTCGACCTGCTCAGCTACAAGGACTTCCAGTCGCTGCTGACCGAGCAGGCGCCCACCTTCCTGGCAGCCTGC gaCAGGAACCGCCGCGGCTACCTGAAAGAGCTCTTCAAAGAGACCGACATAAACAAGGACCGCGAGCTGAGCTTCGAGGAGTTCTGCATCGTCCTGGCCAAGGTGACCGACGACGCCCACCGCATCATCCACGGGAGCGACCGCTGCGCGCCGGAGACCGACTGA
- the LOC106484288 gene encoding protein S100-A12-like — MKTDLELALDCAINIYHQYSVKKPLDDYLSRGEFRALLTENAKPFLTNTKPPGLGIDAYIDRLFVKADHNRDGRLKFTEFLTTLNLVAIEAHKRSHQHPNEPGHGQGQGQGHDHSHGHSHDHGHGPQN; from the exons ATGAAGACCGACCTGGAGCTCGCCTTGGACTGTGCCATCAACATCTACCACCAGTACTCCGTCAAGAAGCCCCTGGACGACTACCTGAGCAGGGGGGAGTTCAGGGCGCTGCTGACGGAAAACGCCAAGCCCTTCCTCACCAACACCAAGCCG cctggcCTGGGCATCGATGCCTACATTGACCGGCTCTTCGTCAAAGCTGACCACAACCGCGATGGTCGCCTGAAGTTCACCGAGTTCCTGACCACGCTGAATCTCGTAGCCATCGAAGCCCATAAGAGGTCCCACCAGCATCCCAATGAGCCTGGCCacggccagggccagggccagggccatgACCACAGCCACGGCCACAGCCACGACCATGGCCACGGCCCCCAAAACTGA
- the LOC106484282 gene encoding protein S100-A4-like, translated as MAWPLEQALAVMVSTFHKYSGKEGDKYKLSKQELRELLTKELPSFISKQTDEAGFQKLMSNLDSNKDNEVDFQEYTTFLACVSMMCNDFFQGCPDKMPRKK; from the exons ATGGCTTGGCCGCTGGAGCAGGCGCTGGCCGTGATGGTCTCCACCTTCCACAAGTACTCGGGGAAGGAAGGGGACAAGTACAAGCTCAGCAAGCAGGAGCTCAGGGAGCTGCTCACCAAAGAGCTGCCCAGCTTCATCAGC AAACAAACGGATGAGGCTGGTTTCCAGAAGCTCATGAGCAACCTGGACAGCAACAAGGACAACGAGGTGGACTTCCAGGAGTACACGACCTTCCTGGCCTGCGTGTCCATGATGTGCAACGACTTCTTCCAGGGCTGCCCGGACAAGATGCCACGCAAGAAGTGA
- the LOC106484285 gene encoding protein MRP-126 — protein MSQACQTPRGPLSELERSIDTIIDVFHQYSRREGDKDTLTNAELKLLIERQLVNYLKHVKNQVSIDQIFKDLDTNKDHQLSFGEVMLLIIRVTIATHDHLHFCEDQQHGQQHGQQGQQHGQQQGHHHHH, from the exons ATGAGCCAG GCCTGCCAGACACCCCGGGGACCACTCTCTGAGCTGGAAAGGTCCATCGATACCATCATCGATGTCTTCCACCAATATTCGAGGCGGGAGGGGGACAAAGACACCCTGACCAACGCGGAGCTGAAGCTCCTGATCGAGAGGCAGCTTGTGAACTACCTGAAG CACGTGAAGAACCAGGTCTCCATCGACCAGATCTTCAAGGACCTGGACACCAACAAGGACCATCAGCTCAGCTTTGGCGAGGTGATGCTCCTCATCATCAGGGTGACCATTGCCACCCACGACCACCTCCACTTCTGCGAGGACCAGCAGCATGGTCAGCAGCAtggccagcagggccagcagcatggccagcagcagggccaccaccaccaccactga
- the LOC136990961 gene encoding protein S100-A6-like yields MAAPLDQAIGLLVCIFHKYAGKEGNKNTLSKKELKELIQKELTIGPKLQEAEIVGLMADLDRNQDQEVNFQEYVTFLGALAMIYNEALQECRK; encoded by the exons ATGGCCGCCCCCCTGGACCAGGCCATCGGGCTGCTCGTGTGCATTTTCCACAAGTACGCGGGGAAGGAGGGCAACAAGAACACGCTGAGcaagaaggagctgaaggagctcATCCAGAAGGAGCTGACCATCGGGCCG AAGCTGCAGGAGGCCGAGATCGTGGGGCTCATGGCGGACCTGGACCGCAACCAGGACCAGGAAGTGAACTTCCAGGAGTACGTCACCTTCCTGGGCGCCCTGGCCATGATTTACAACGAGGCGCTGCAGGAGTGCAGAAAGTAG